The nucleotide sequence TGCACGGTCATGTTGTCGCCCATCACCGGCTCGACTCCCATGCGCCCGAGCAATTCCAGGCTGGTGGTGATGTCTTGCAGGTGCGGCAGATTGCTGATGGTCACGGGACCTTCGGACAGCAGTGTCGCTGCCAGGATGGGCAGGGCCGAATTCTTGGCACCACTGGCCCAGACTTCCCCGTTGACCGGCCCGTTGCCGGTGATAATCAGCTTGTCCATGAAATGTTCCGATCAGCTCTGGGCGTTGCCGACGGCAGCATCGAACTGCGCCGGGGTATAGGTACGAATGCTGATGGCGTGAAGCGCGCCAGAGCGAATCTCGTCATTGAGTGCGGCGTAGACCAACTGCTGGGCCTTGACGCGACTGAGGTCAGCGAAGACCTCGCCCACGGCGACGACCTGGAAGTTGCATCCTTCACCCTGGATATGAAAATCGACGTTCTCGATTCGAGCCTCGAGCAGGGCCTTGACATCATTCGGTTGCATGACGGGCGATGACTCCTTCGCGGTGCATGTCCGGGCCAGGCACATTACGCTGCGCTTCGACCTGGGCGATATGACCGCACATGGTAATCAAAAGCGCGCGGGAACGCGATTGGCGGCAGCCTCCTGCCTCCCACGTTCCCGCGCGCAGTGGTGGTGATCGAGCGGCTGGGCAGCCTGGCCGGAGCACGATCAGACAGCATCGACCTCAGGGCGAGGCGCCGAATCCGACGCCTGATCCGTGACCTCCAGTCCCGGCAACAGGACATCGAGGCCAGAGACGGAGGCCAGACGCTTGAGCGCAGGCGATAGACGCAGATGCGTGACATGCCCCGAATGGCGCGCCAGATGACGCTGCCACTCCAGCAGGACACTCAACGTGGCGGTGCTTGCGCCACCGACGCCACAGAGATCGATCTCGATACCCTCTGCATGCTGCCCGAGCCACTTGCAGCCCACTTCGGCGAGCTCGGAGGCGTGATCGAAATCCGGCTGACCGCTCAGCGTCAGGCAGCCATCGCCGGCACTCAGGGTCACGTCATCATCATCGAAGAGTGTTTTCATGGTCATATCGCCAGTGGTCAGGCTCAGCTGTCGCTGTCGCCCGCGCTCTCCCCGCTGTCCTTTTCCAGGTCGACATCCGGCTGCCAGCCCTTGATGACGGCATCGATATCACGGCCATTGTCACGCATGGCCTGGTCGAACTGATTGCGGAAGGTCAGGCCCAGATTGACGCCATTGACGATCACGTTGACCACTTTCCACTCGTCATTGCGCAGACGCATGGAATAGGCCACCGGGTACACCTTGCCCTTGGTGTCGATCACGTCCATGTAGACGGTGTCCTGATCTTCATAACGACGCTCGCCTTCACTGTCCTTCACTTCGAGCTTGGCGTAGTCAAAGCTCACCAGGCCCTTCGCGTAGGTACCGATCAGGGTGTCATGGAAGACCTTGGAGAATTCGGTACGCTGTTCCGGAGAGGCACCCTTGAAGTACTTGCCCATCACGCTTGCCGCGATGTAGCGGTAATCCACGACCGGCTCGAGGGAGTTGTCGACCAGCGCTTCCAGCTCGTCGACGTGATCCTTGTAATAGCTTTCGCGGCTGTCGATCTTGGTGGTCAGGCCTTCGACGGTATCACGCAGCAGCACGTCCGGCTCCTGGGAAGCGGCAGAGGCCAGCGGGCTCATCGCCATCATGGCAGACAGGCTCAATACGCTCAGTGGACGAATCAGCTGCTTGAGGATATGGGTCATCGGATTTGCTCCTTGAAAATGTGCATCGCGCCAACGGCGAGTCAGGCCTGCGTCAGCTCTTCGAGAAATTGGAGACGAACTGCTGAATCAACTCTTCCAGTACCAGTGCCGACTGGGTATCCCGGATGGTGTCGCCATCCTCCAGCGTTTCAGGATCCCCCCCGGTGGTCAGGCCGACATATTGCTCGCCCAGCAGACCGGAGGTCAGGATGGCAGCCGTGGTGTCCTTGCTCAACTTGCCCTTGAGGCTGCTGTCCAGCTTCATCGTGACACGGGCGTCAAACCACTTGGGATCCAGCTCGATCTTCTCGACACTGCCGATCGCCACGCCCGCCATGGTCACCTTGGACCGCGGCTTGAGGCTTCCTATCCCTGAAAAGTTGGCATTGAGCACGAAGGTGTCATCCGCCTGCTGGAAGGTGACGCCACTGACGCGCAGCCCGAGGAACACCATGCCCAGAAAACCGGCAAGTACGAACAGGCCCACGCCGAACTCGACCATGCGGGTACGTTTCATCCAATATCTCCAAACATGACGGCTGTGAGGACGAAATCGAGTCCCAGCACCGCCAGCGATGAATAAACCACAGTACGTGTGGTCGCGCGTGAAATGCCTTCCGAGGTCGGGATCAGGTCATAGCCCTGGAAGACAGCGATCCAGCTCACCACCAGCCCGAAGACCAGTGACTTGACGACGCCGTTCATGACATCCCCGACGAAGTCGACATTCGATTGCATGCTGCTCCAGTAGGCCCCTTCGTAGATGCCGAGCCAATCGACACCCACGAGCTTGCCACCCAGAATCCCCACGACGCTGAAGCCGATGGTCAACAGCGGCAGGGACACGAAACCGGCCCACAGCCGCGGAGCGACGATCCGCTTGAGGGGATCCACGCCGATCATTTCCATGCTAGTGAGCTGCTCGGTCGCCTTCATCAGGCCGATCTCGGCCGTCAGGGCAGAGCCGGCGCGCCCGGCGAACAGCAGCGCCGCCACGACCGGGGCCAGCTCGCGCAGCAGCGACAGCGACACCATCTGGCCAAGCGCCTCCTCAGCACCGAACCCGACCAGAATGGTATAGCCCTGCAGGGCCAGCACCATGCCGATGAACAACCCCGACACCAGCACGATCGCCAGTGACAGTACGCCGACGAAGTGCATCTGACGCACCCAGAGGGAGAACCCCTCACGGGATGGCAGGCCGACGCCCGCCTGCGCCAGCAGCATGCCGGCGCGGCCGATGGCAGAGATCACCTCGATGGTGCTGCGCCCCAGCGAGGTGATGGCCCCCAGCGGGCCACGATTCAGACCGCTCATGCTGATTGCCCTCTCTGTGAAGTGCCACTGGCCGCTTCTCTGCCATCGAGAATGTCGCCGGCGAAATCCGGCGCGGGATAGTGGAACGGCACCGGTCCATCCGGCTTGCCGTGGATGAACTGGGCCACGCGCGGGTCCGCCTCGGCGTTCAGGGCTTGTGGCGTGCCCTGCGCCATGACCTTGCCATCGGCGATCACATAGACGTAATCGGCGATGGTCAGCGTCTCCTTGATATCGTGAGAGACCACCACCGCCGTCATGCCCAGCGCATCGTTGAGGCGACGGATCAGATTGACCAGCACGCCCATCGAGATGGGGTCCTGACCGGCGAAGGGCTCGTCGTACATGATCAGGTCCGGATCCAGTGCGATGGCGCGTGCCAGCGCGACACGCCGCGTCATGCCACCGGAGAGCTCGGCGGGCATCAGTTCACGCGCCCCACGCAGCCCGACGGACTCGAGCTTGATCAGCACGATGTCGCGGATCATCGCCTCGGGGAGATTGGTATGGACTCGCAACGGGAAGGCCACGTTCTCGAACACGCTGAGATCCGAGAACAGCGCACCACTCTGGAACAGCATGCCCATGCGACGACGCATGCGGAACAGTTCGCGCCGCGACAGGGCATGCACATGGTGACCGGCGATATCTACACGCCCGGCGGACGGGGTCAACTGCCCCCCGATCAGCTTGAGCAGCGTCGTCTTGCCGGTACCGGAGGGCCCCATGATGGCGGTGATCTTGCCACGCGGAATCTTCAGGTCTATCCCGGAGAAGATCTCGCGCTCTCCACGGGTGAAGCGCAGGCCTTCGACACGAATCAATGCGTCGTCGAGGTCGATGTCAGCGGAGCCACGGCGAGAGGATGGCGATGCATCAGCGCCGGCCGCAGCGGTCGCTGTAGCAGCCTGACCGGGTAATTCAGTCATAGAAGCATCCGCTGTGAGGGAGTCACGACACTGGCCATGGGCAATCCGTCGCCTGGCACTGTGCCGCGAGTCCGAATCTTGGAGTTCATGGATCACATCATTCGGGAATCAAGTTAGTTAGCGAACATCGTATCCGAACCCGCCCCCTCACTACCAGTCCGTTGCAGGGTCCATCGCATCCCGCAGATGCGATCCCTTGCCTTGCAATGCCTTGGGGGG is from Cobetia marina and encodes:
- the mlaD gene encoding outer membrane lipid asymmetry maintenance protein MlaD gives rise to the protein MKRTRMVEFGVGLFVLAGFLGMVFLGLRVSGVTFQQADDTFVLNANFSGIGSLKPRSKVTMAGVAIGSVEKIELDPKWFDARVTMKLDSSLKGKLSKDTTAAILTSGLLGEQYVGLTTGGDPETLEDGDTIRDTQSALVLEELIQQFVSNFSKS
- a CDS encoding STAS domain-containing protein, translating into MKTLFDDDDVTLSAGDGCLTLSGQPDFDHASELAEVGCKWLGQHAEGIEIDLCGVGGASTATLSVLLEWQRHLARHSGHVTHLRLSPALKRLASVSGLDVLLPGLEVTDQASDSAPRPEVDAV
- the mlaE gene encoding lipid asymmetry maintenance ABC transporter permease subunit MlaE, whose product is MSGLNRGPLGAITSLGRSTIEVISAIGRAGMLLAQAGVGLPSREGFSLWVRQMHFVGVLSLAIVLVSGLFIGMVLALQGYTILVGFGAEEALGQMVSLSLLRELAPVVAALLFAGRAGSALTAEIGLMKATEQLTSMEMIGVDPLKRIVAPRLWAGFVSLPLLTIGFSVVGILGGKLVGVDWLGIYEGAYWSSMQSNVDFVGDVMNGVVKSLVFGLVVSWIAVFQGYDLIPTSEGISRATTRTVVYSSLAVLGLDFVLTAVMFGDIG
- a CDS encoding ABC transporter ATP-binding protein encodes the protein MTELPGQAATATAAAGADASPSSRRGSADIDLDDALIRVEGLRFTRGEREIFSGIDLKIPRGKITAIMGPSGTGKTTLLKLIGGQLTPSAGRVDIAGHHVHALSRRELFRMRRRMGMLFQSGALFSDLSVFENVAFPLRVHTNLPEAMIRDIVLIKLESVGLRGARELMPAELSGGMTRRVALARAIALDPDLIMYDEPFAGQDPISMGVLVNLIRRLNDALGMTAVVVSHDIKETLTIADYVYVIADGKVMAQGTPQALNAEADPRVAQFIHGKPDGPVPFHYPAPDFAGDILDGREAASGTSQRGQSA
- a CDS encoding MlaC/ttg2D family ABC transporter substrate-binding protein; this translates as MTHILKQLIRPLSVLSLSAMMAMSPLASAASQEPDVLLRDTVEGLTTKIDSRESYYKDHVDELEALVDNSLEPVVDYRYIAASVMGKYFKGASPEQRTEFSKVFHDTLIGTYAKGLVSFDYAKLEVKDSEGERRYEDQDTVYMDVIDTKGKVYPVAYSMRLRNDEWKVVNVIVNGVNLGLTFRNQFDQAMRDNGRDIDAVIKGWQPDVDLEKDSGESAGDSDS
- a CDS encoding BolA family protein; its protein translation is MQPNDVKALLEARIENVDFHIQGEGCNFQVVAVGEVFADLSRVKAQQLVYAALNDEIRSGALHAISIRTYTPAQFDAAVGNAQS